A genomic region of Cryptococcus gattii WM276 chromosome F, complete sequence contains the following coding sequences:
- a CDS encoding Hypothetical Protein (Similar to TIGR gene model, INSD accession AAW43988.1) → MSFNLVPSPPRLSGPSSSLGHTSRHDDGFSFPEFPDFSNFASRSKSGERRESGSSSCDSWSLGSSPTDECDGEESPEQEEKRVLSDGVEDGKVEEEGDGDEQGIHRSPLLNSASPSLRPRPVLSRFASDPGRSSLSHAQSHSHSHTYAPVPPQRAFRPRGLTPLTPLTPSSSHPASSGISPTAPHLHRPSGLPKSQPLSRALFARIADTPHSGMSSKGKGKGQKIIVPTKSFRTSFTLDMTASELARR, encoded by the coding sequence ATGTCATTCAACCTCGTTCCATCTCCACCACGACTTTCCGGcccatcctcctctcttgGCCATACCTCGAGACATGACGACGGCTTTTCCTTCCCCGAATTCCCCGACTTTTCTAATTTCGCTTCTCGCTCCaaaagtggagaaaggAGGGAGAGCGGATCTTCATCTTGTGATAGCTGGAGTTTAGGATCTTCGCCTACAGATGAATGTGATGGTGAGGAATCGCCAGAGCAAGAGGAGAAGCGAGTATTGAGTGATGGTGTcgaagatggaaaagtagaagaagaaggtgatggtgatgagCAGGGTATTCACAGGTCACCGCTCCTCAACTCCGCTTCGCCTTCCCTACGTCCTCGTCCAGTACTTTCACGTTTTGCCTCTGACCCTGGACgttcttccctctcccacGCTCAGTCCCATTCCCACTCCCACACGTACGCGCCCGTCCCACCACAACGAGCTTTCCGCCCAAGAGGTCTTACCCCCCTCACCCCTCTTAcaccttcctcctcccatCCCGCATCCTCTGGAATCAGCCCCACCGCACCGCACCTCCACCGACCTTCTGGTCTTCCCAAATCCCAACCCCTCTCCCGCGCACTTTTCGCGCGTATCGCCGACACACCGCACTCGGGCATGAGTTcaaaaggaaaaggaaaagggcAAAAGATTATTGTACCCACGAAAAGTTTTAGGACGAGCTTCACGTTGGATATGACGGCGAGTGAATTGGCTAGGCGTTAA
- a CDS encoding Spliceosome-related protein, putative (Similar to TIGR gene model, INSD accession AAW44142.1), with amino-acid sequence MPRSSRSESPRPRSPSLSPPRRDSYSPRGRSSSPDGIPAPKRKRSPSPNPRDRPASPPTRRRRSQSPYRNSDRSEIERPNVKDIDPNRRRARENALLEKQINTALANDGDANGTVATTKKSADEIARAEFAKLLGSRSGGAYIPPAKLRAMQAEAAKDKASAEYQRISWDALKKSINGLINKVNISNIKHIVPELFAENLIRGRGLFARSVMRAQASSLPFTPVFAALVAIINTKLPQVGELVLIRLISQFRRAYKRNDKIVCHATSTFIAHLCNQYVAHEIVALQILLLCLDRPTDDSIEVAVGFMREVGLFLSENSPKANNTVFERFRAVLHEGQISKRCQYMIEVLFQVRKDKYKDNPAIPEGLDLVEEEEQITHRVTLDDELQVQESLNLFKADPNFIENEERYNAIRREILDDSDDESGTESGTEYSESEDDEDEDVAPEKAGIQDMTETNLINLRRTIYLTIMNSLNFEEAVHKLMKVNIPEGREVELCNMVIECCSQERTYSNFYGLIGERFCKLHRIWTDAFQEAFQKYYDTIHRYETNKLRNIGRFFGHLLASDGISWAVLHVVHMNEEETTSSSRIFVKIVLQEMVEEIGINRVAERFRIPDLKPAFAGMFPMDNPKNARFSINYFTSIGMGKVTEEMREYLQNAPKLLAAQQAALAAAESSDSDTDSSSDISSSSDSDSDTDSDASSYASRSRRRRRYSDDSRSPSPPPRRRRYSDDSRSPSPPPRRRGYSQESRSPSPPPPRRRRYSDDTRSPSPPPRQRQYPDSPRSPSPPPRRRRYSDDSRSPSPPPRGRYSDDSRSPSPPPRRRRYSDDSRSPSPPPRRR; translated from the exons ATGCCCCGCTCTTCTCGCTCTGAGTCCCCTCGCCCCCGCTCTCCGTCCCTCTCCCCCCCTCGCCGAGACAGCTACTCTCCACGTGGCAGGAGCTCAAGCCCTGATGGCATTCCTGCTCCCAAGCGGAAGAG GTCCCCGTCTCCCAATCCACGAGACCGTCCTGCATCCCCCCCTACTCGTCGACGACGTTCTCAGTCCCCTTACCGCAATTCGGACCGATCAGAAATTGAGAGGCCCAACGTCAAAGATATCGACCCTAACCGCCGACGTGCTCGAGAGAATGCTCTTTTGGAAAAGCAGATAAACACGGCTCTGGCGAACGATGGCGATGCGAATGGGACGGTCGCGACGACAAAAAAATCGGCAGATGAGATTGCGAGGGCGGAGTTTGCAAAGCTTCTTGGATCAAGGAGTGGTGGAGCGTACATTCCTCCGGCAAAGTTGAGGGCTATGCAGGCAGAGGCCGCCAAGGACAAGGCGAGTGCAGAGTATCAGAGGATAAGCTGGGATGCGTTGAAAAAGAGTATCAATGGTCTCATCAACAAGGTCAACATCTCAAACATCAAGCACATCGTCCCCGAGTTGTTTGCCGAGAACCTGATTCGAGGTAGAGGCCTTTTCGCTAGGTCCGTCATGCGTGCCCAGGCATCGTCGTTGCCGTTCACTCCAGTCTTTGCGGCTTTGGTTGCTATCATCAACACCAAACTGCCCCAGGTCGGGGAATTGGTATTGATTCGATTGATCAGTCAATTCCGACGAGCTTACAAGAGAAACGACAAG ATTGTTTGCCATGCTACTTCCACCTTTATCGCTCATCTGTGTAATCAATATGTCGCTCACGAAATCGTTGCCCTCCAAATCCTCCTTTTGTGCCTCGACCGTCCCACTGACGACTCGATCGAAGTTGCCGTCGGGTTCATGCGTGAAGTTGGTCTATTCCTTTCTGAAAACTCTCCCAAAGCAAACAATACCGTCTTTGAACGATTCCGAGCCGTTTTGCACGAAGGTCAGATCAGCAAGAGGTGTCAATATATGATTGAAGTCTTGTTTCAAGTCCGAAAGGACAAGTACAAGGATAACCCTGCCATCCCTGAGGGTTTGGACCTGgtcgaggaggaggagcaaATCACCCATAGGGTGACTTTGGATGATGAGTTGCAGGTGCAAGAGAGTCTGA ACTTGTTCAAGGCCGACCCTAACTTTATCGAAAACGAAGAACGTTATAATGCTATCAGACGTGAAATTTTGGATGACTCTGACGATGAGTCTGGTACCGAATCCGGCACTGAATACTCCGAATCTGAagacgatgaagatgaagatgttGCCCCAGAGAAGGCTGGAATTCAGGACATGACGGAAACAAACTTGATCAACTTGAGAAGGACGATTTATTTGACCATCATGAACTCG CTCAACTTTGAAGAAGCTGTACACAAGCTTATGAAAGTGAACATCCCCGAAGGCCGAGAG GTTGAACTCTGTAATATGGTTATCGAATGTTGTTCGCAAGAACGAACGTACTCGAACTTTTACGGTCTCATCGGCGAGAGATTCTGCAAACTTCATCGAATCTGGACAGACGCATTCCAAGAAGCATTCCAAAAATATTACGACACCATTCATCGATATGAGACCAACAAGCTCCGTAATATTGGTCGTTTCTTCGGCCACCTTCTCGCATCCGACGGTATTTCATGGGCAGTTCTTCATGTCGTTCATATgaacgaagaagaaaccACCTCTTCTAGCCGTATCTTTGTCAAGATTGTGCTTCAAGAAATGGTCGAAGAGATAGGTATTAACCGTGTTGCCGAACGATTCCGTATCCCTGACCTCAAACCCGCGTTTGCTGGCATGTTCCCCATGGACAACCCCAAGAATGCTCGATTCTCAATCAACTACTTTACTTCTATCGGTATGGGCAAGGTCACCGAAGAGATGCGAGAGTACCTCCAAAATGCTCCCAAGCTTTTGGCGGCTCAGCAGGCTGCATTGGCCGCTGCTGAATCGTCAGATTCCGATACGGATTCGAGCTCGGATATATCTTCGTCATCTGACAGTGACAGCGATACTGACTCGGACGCGAGTAGTTACGCGAGTCGAtcgaggaggaggaggaggtaTTCTGATGATTCCCGTTCGCCTTCACCACCTCCTCGTCGAAGGAGATATTCTGATGACTCTCGCTCgccttctccacctccccGAAGGAGGGGATACAGTCAAGAGTCGCGCTCGCCTTCGCCGCCGCCACCTCGTCGAAGGAGGTATTCGGATGACACTCGCTCGCCTTCACCTCCTCCGCGTCAAAGGCAGTATCCTGATAGCCCCCGTTCGCCTTCGCCTCCTCCGCGTCGAAGAAGATACTCTGATGACTCACGTTCCCCGTCCCCGCCTCCTCGTGGAAGGTACTCGGACGACTCTCGAtccccatctcctcctccgcGTCGAAGGAGGTACTCGGACGACTCTCGTTCCCCGTCTCCACCTCCCCGACGACGATGA
- a CDS encoding Hypothetical protein (Similar to TIGR gene model, INSD accession AAW44144.1; CNF00270), protein MPLTTSQQQALSQLWAVTSSTTDAARERDERLLRENGWDVQTTIEQIFNMADDVDLSSPGGDAGPSTSRNRHAVHDPDQDPLLPPIPPGARRLSGTGARRPRPKPRAAPGTTGVGIGIWDIIVWPVGMLFSIVGGVWYFIVRTFVPLSFLPYIPTFLLPPSPSPPSIPRPPQDPTTEHLAFLQSLCSLTGLPQSELPEIYVGPYREFLTHIRKELLVGLVVLVSEEHEDDESFKKGSLADKDVVQALRSEGIVVWAADISSREGYQASQTLLATTYPSLTFLSLLPSTSSSPTTTSSSSPKLTLLNTLSGPPSTITSPTSIITTLQTAVLPRVRPFLNRLKSERLAVEEARYVRAEQDRAFRASEAKDRERMRVAKQKEEAERIKKEREEKERREKEMIKEKRKIWRRYARKHLLPPSNGPVRVALRTPLSSERHLHHFTPSSSILSLYIFAETLLIPASAKKEDDPDTPPEGYDPLAYLSSSNSNTIANGAGISDILGEEEVGDWPFTLVTAYPRQTIPCVVAEGEKVWETVQKAGGAMFLEKREGYAFGLSEEEEDGESEEEVVSDSD, encoded by the exons ATGCCACTCACCACCTCCCAACAGCAGGCGCTATCCCAGCTATGGGCAGTCACATCCTCCACCACAGATGCAGCAAGAGAGCGCGATGAACGATTACTACGAGAAAACGGGTGGGATGTCCAG ACCACCATCGAGCAAATATTCAATATGGCAGATGATGTCGACTTGTCTTCTCCTGGAGGAGATGCTGGGCCTTCGACCTCTCGGAATCGACATGCCGTCCATGACCCTGATCAAGACCCACTTTTACCGCCCATTCCTCCGGGTGCCCGTAGATTATCCGGTACAGGCGCCCGAAGACCAAGACCTAAACCACGAGCTGCGCCGGGCACAACTGGAGTAGGAATTGGGATTTGGGATATCATCGTCTGGCCTGTAGGGATGCTGTTCTCGATCGTGGGCGGGGTGTGGTACTTTATCG TACGGACGTTTGTTCcactctctttccttccttaTATCCCCacttttctccttcctccttcaccttcaCCTCCTTCCATCCCTCGTCCACCTCAGGATCCCACTACAGAACACCTCGCCTTCCTCCAGTCGCTCTGTTCGCTCACCGGTCTCCCACAATCCGAGCTCCCTGAAATTTACGTTGGCCCTTACAGAGAGTTCCTTACACACATCAGAAAAGAACTTCTGGTGGGCCTTGTTGTGCTGGTGAGCGAAGAGcatgaggatgatgaatCGTTTAAAAAGGGATCGCTAGCCGATAAGGATGTTGTACAAGCATTGAGGTCTGAGGGAATTGTAGTTTGGGCGGCTGATATTTCTTCTCGAGAAGGTTATCAGG CGTCTCAAACTCTCCTGGCCACTACTTACCCCTCCCTCActttcctctccctcctcccttctacatcctcctcacccaccaccacttcctcctcttcacccAAACTCACCCTCCTCAATACCCTCTCGGGGCCCCCATCCACTATCACCTCCCCAACATCCATTATCACGACTCTCCAGACTGCTGTCCTTCCTCGTGTCCGTCCATTCCTCAATCGACTGAAATCTGAACGACTTGCAGTCGAAGAAGCGCGCTATGTACGGGCTGAACAAGATCGCGCGTTTAGAGCTTCCGAGGCTAAGGATCGGGAGCGGATGAGGGTGGCaaagcaaaaagaagaagctgagCGGATTAAAAAAGAAagggaggaaaaggaaaggcgagaaaaagagatgatcaaagaaaagaggaaaatTTGGAGGAGATACGCAAGAAAGCATCTTCTCCCGCCTTCCAACGGCCCAGTACGCGTTGCTCTGAGGACACCACTTTCGTCAGAAAGACATTTACACCACTTTACACCCTCCTCGTCTATCTTGTCGCTGTACATCTTTGCAGAAACTCTGCTCATCCCCGCGTCAGCCAAGAAGGAGGACGATCCCGATACTCCTCCTGAGGGGTACGATCCTCTTGCATACTTGTCAAGTTCAAATTCCAACACCATCGCGAATGGCGCTGGTATCTCGGATATCCtaggggaagaagaagtcGGCGATTGGCCTTTCACACTCGTCACCGCCTACCCTCGCCAAACGATCCCTTGTGTGGTTgcagaaggagaaaaagtATGGGAGACAGTGCAAAAAGCTGGAGGAGCAATGTTCCTTGAGAAGCGGGAGGGATATGCTTTTGGATTaagtgaagaagaggaagatggggagagtgaagaagaggttgttAGTGACAGTGATTAG
- a CDS encoding Hypothetical protein (Similar to TIGR gene model, INSD accession AAW44148.1; CNF00280), whose amino-acid sequence MTLYDGSTLLSAQYPPRRIEQDASDSDTFFVPDRAREDCPNRSSDGGSSSLVSSIGGKLILCLAIPLSIIFSISVFIFWFIRRRQRRRLHRDSRRGPQESALSLQVSPSVIMGPSPREKQPYFPYTSRSTLTMSLRSGRNSPTLSIEEDVFISYDEAKKQGLSNKWYNSPTTLSPLSEENGGTEKRFFAPDFGLSVVTKGARSERSQSPQSPSRSPRSGSSGRSGYSSAQPLWRSGLETRDAREVRDEGMMWVSEENDTMTSSMYSPARTFITHHTSSDVGNSTHGTPTPIHPQLTGDHVHFTNITRSSRHFTVEQEKTNVFSSPPAAFIPGHSGRTISQNQLQRMSRNEPLLSPTKTERASTIAPSDIISIFGAAPASERRMSMMTDHNSNTASYPWFSRPESVAGGFLPPLPTISTYPRFDLASIISSSGSGGPTPPTVNTDLESYQFELPYLTPRSVSGLGSEMRSSRNLTPPKRTPSSVWSTYSSPFHSPSDTNPSLNSLSYQTSTSISTPYGTSNFIHFTPADATMTSQAPVSCIIPVREGPVGGITGMGMDMSGEGELGRHKRNLSNWSHLTDGTAARPDSEVMPFENFIYSLNMAAMVEAETQWARDGRSRIHKGKK is encoded by the exons ATGACTCTTTACGATGGCTCGACACTTCTCTCAGCCCAATACCCCCCTCGACGTATAGAGCAAGATGCCTCAGACTCAGATACATTTTTTGTTCCTGACAG AGCACGTGAGGATTGTCCCAACAGATCTTCAGACGGCGGCAGCAGTTCCTTGGTCTCCTCAATTGGCGGTAAACTTATTCTCTGCCTCGCTATTCCTCTTTCCATCATCTTTTCCATCAGCGTATTCATATTCTGGTTCATCAGACGTCGTCAGCGGCGGCGGCTTCATCGCGATAGTAGACGAGGACCACAAGAATCGGCTTTGTCCTTACAAGTTTCTCCTTCCGTCATCATGGGCCCGAGCCCACGGGAGAAACAACCGTATTTCCCATATACAAGTCGGTCAACATTGACAATGAGCCTGAGAAGCGGTAGGAACTCCCCTACGCTTAGTATAGAAGAAGATGTTTTCATTTCTTATGATGAAGCAAAGAAGCAGGGATTGTCGAATAAATGGTACAACAGCCCGACAACGCTTTCACCTTTGTCTGAGGAAAATGGAGGGACTGAGAAAAGATTTTTCGCTCCCGATTTTGGATTGTCGGTCGTCACTAAGGGTGCAAGGTCGGAGAGGTCTCAGAGTCCTCAGAGTCCTTCAAGGTCGCCGAGATCTGGCAGTTCCGGTCGATCGGGTTACTCTTCTGCTCAACCCCTGTGGAGGTCGGGATTGGAGACAAGGGATGCAAGGGAAGTAAGGGATGAGGGAATGATGTGGGTGTCGGAGGAGAATGATACAATGACTTCTTCAATGTACTCGCCTGCACGGACGTTCATCACGCATCATACTTCCAGTGACGTTGGGAACTCTACCCATGGGACCCCTACACCCATTCATCCCCAGCTTACTGGCGATCATGTCCATTTTACCAACATAACCCGCTCCAGCAGGCACTTTACTGTCGAACAAGAGAAAACCAATgttttctcttctccccctGCCGCTTTCATTCCTGGCCATTCCGGTAGAACTATTTCCCAAAACCAACTTCAAAGGATGTCGCGCAACGAACCTCTCCTTAGCCCAACGAAGACAGAGAGGGCGAGCACGATTGCTCCGAGCGacatcatctccatctttgGTGCGGCCCCCGCCAGCGAACGACGAATGAGCATGATGACAGACCATAACTCCAATACCGCTAGTTATCCCTGGTTCTCCCGCCCCGAATCTGTGGCGGGAGGATTCCTGCCACCTTTACCTACTATCTCGACATATCCCAGATTTGATTTGGCTTCTATCATATCCTCTTCTGGCTCCGGAGGACCTACGCCACCAACAGTCAATACCGATCTTGAGAGTTACCAGTTTGAGCTGCCTTACTTGACTCCGCGATCAGTATCAGGACTGGGATCAGAAATGAGGTCGTCACGAAATTTGACACCTCCCAAGAGGACTCCTTCTTCCGTCTGGTCAACCTACTCATCCCCCTTCCATTCTCCTTCCGATACCAACCCTAGTTTAAACTCCCTCTCGTACCAAACTTCCACTTCCATTTCGACTCCATACGGCACATCTAACTTTATTCATTTTACACCCGCTGATGCTACCATGACCTCCCAGGCACCAGTCTCATGCATTATTCCTGTGCGTGAGGGTCCTGTTGGAGGTATAACTGGCATGGGCATGGACATGAGCGGAGAAGGGGAGTTGGGGCGGCATAAACGTAATTTGAGTAATTGGAGTCATCTGACGGACGGGACTGCCGCGAGGCCCGATAGTGAGGTTATGCCTTTCGAAAATTTCATATATAGTTTGAATATGGCTGCGATGGTAGAGGCGGAGACGCAGTGGGCCAGAGATGGGAGGTCGAGGATACATAAAGGAAAGAAGTAA